A single region of the Myripristis murdjan chromosome 3, fMyrMur1.1, whole genome shotgun sequence genome encodes:
- the LOC115357251 gene encoding vegetative cell wall protein gp1-like: MNRPIQDPAEQYSFLEQTGRTESLAEPVAHALTGQGTFLDFHKQKLRELKDCNRTLVATITQISQQVAEITSSVRTMVASRAPAAPASALLGCIGNLQASRNPDTSPSFLAVPATSPISPAVPATSPSSLASPATSPSSLVSPATTLSSPVSPATSLSSLASPATNSSSLASPVPRSLSQFPVFDWLLLSQFPEPDRLPRHQSLFPYQFPVPDWLSRSLP, from the exons ATGAACCGACCAATACAGGACCCAGCGGAGCAATATTCTTTCTTGGAACAAACTGGCCGCACTGAGAGCCTTGCGGAGCCGGTGGCCCATGCCCTGACTGGACAAGGCACTTTTCTGGATTTCCATAAGCAGAAACTCAGAGAACTCAAAGACTGCAACCGGACGCTGGTGGCTACGATCACTCAGATCTCACAGCAGGTCGCGGAGATCACCTCCTCTGTCAGGACGATGGTTGCATCCCGGGCTCCGGCTGCTCCTGCAAGTGCACTTCTCGGGTGTATCGGCAATTTGCAGGCTAGCCGCAACCCCGACACCAGCCCCAGCTTCCTGGCAGtcccagctaccagccccatCAGCCCGGCAGtcccagctaccagccccagcagcctGGCAAGTCCtgccaccagtcccagcagtcTGGTGAGCCCAGCCACCACTCTCAGCAGCCCAGTAAGTccagccaccagcctcagcagcctagcaagcccagcaACCAACTCCAGCAGTCTAGCAagcccagttccccga tccctgtcccagttccccgtgttCGACTGGCTGCTCCTGTCCCAATTCCCCGAGCCGGACCGGCTGCCCCGGCACCAGTCCCTGTTCCCGTACCAGTTCCCCGtgcccgactggctgtcccggtCCCTGCCCTAG